A genomic segment from Glycine soja cultivar W05 chromosome 20, ASM419377v2, whole genome shotgun sequence encodes:
- the LOC114401938 gene encoding uncharacterized protein LOC114401938 — protein sequence MELGNITHTPPVQPISPIGIRAEDPHNDEEVDNIEDHIRKDDIPEVEVKYDDAGRVIIEPLGIGWTPNRHAVKALGLAIRSHFEGPYHHYEAVPEDVQVRWWTEFKTRVTWTAQDEWQIKKVYETKVKKRLSDMLTKARDKRKRPHWIGEQAWVDLLIYWVTDKKFKDQSAQNKINRTSSRGGAVHTTGRKYHLDIAVGLERKYGKPVDPDVLFLATHKNKDGRWVDDRARDTYEKYHERLRVAQSQNAKGSTDDTGAMKLQCWKDAAGGKTRGRCYGTEDLASNIRRGVSCLTQETLLDPHTSHAHQHSAEAKALRQQVQQAIERADVATTGLVEANQRYALLEEQMQLMQEQLQMVLDRRSRGS from the exons ATGG AGCTTGGGAATATCACCCATACTCCGCCAGTGCAGCCCATCTCTCCTATAGGCATTCGGGCAGAGGATCCTCACAATGATGAGGAAGTTGACAATATAGAGGACCATATAAGGAAGGATGATATCCCTGAAGTGGAGGTAAAGTATGACGATGCTGGGAGGGTTATAATAGAACCTTTAGGTATAGG TTGGACCCCTAATCGTCATGCTGTTAAGGCACTTGGCCTTGCAATTAGGTCACATTTTGAGGGCCCCTACCATCATTATGAGGCTGTCCCTGAGGATGTGCAGGTCAGATGGTGGACGGAGTTTAAG ACAAGAGTTACTTGGACAGCTCAGGATGAGTGGCAAATTAAAAAAGTGTAtgaaacaaaagttaaaaaacGCCTTTCTGATATGCTCACCAAAGCTAGGGATAAGAGGAAGAGACCTCATTGGATAGGTGAACAGGCGTGGGTTGATCTTTTAATATATTGGGTGACTGATAAGAAGTTCAAGGATCAGTCtgctcaaaataaaattaaccggACTTCTAGTCGTGGTGGAGCAGTGCACACTACAGGACGCAAGTATCACCTTGACATTGCAGTAGGCCTA GAGCGTAAATATGGCAAACCTGTGGATCCAGACGTGTTGTTTCTGGCCACTCACAAAAACAAGGACGGTCGTTGGGTTGACGATCGTGCTCGTGATACATAT GAAAAATATCATGAGCGTTTGCGGGTGGCTCAATCACAGAATGCTAAAGGGTCCACTGATGATACTGGGGCTATGAAGCTTCAGTGTTGGAAGGATGCTGCTGGAGGCAAGACTAGGGGTCGGTGTTATGGCACCGAGGACTTGGCTTCCAACATCCGTCGTGGTGTGTCATGCCTCACTCAGGAGACATTATTAGATCCTCACACTAGTCATGCACACCAACATTCAGCTGAGGCCAAGGCATTGCGCCAACAGGTTCAGCAAGCAATTGAGCGAGCTGATGTAGCGACTACTGGCTTAGTTGAAGCAAATCAAAGGTATGCACTATTGGAGGAGCAGATGCAGTTGATGCAGGAGCAATTACAGATGGTGTTGGACCGCAGGTCTAGGGGCAGCTAA